tatttttttttttattaatgtttcatTAAACGTTaaccgcatattattataaacaaagtaTCGTAACGTATGTTCGAATTCCATTTCCGAACGATGAGTTATATAATAACACGATAGTGTTGTTGACAAAATATCGGTCGATgggatatagtataatataccttctAATAAAATgcgtataataaacaattataaatcgTCTCGGAATAGAGGCCACACCTCACTTACCCGTCGCCATCTAATGACAAGAGACGACCCACCCAAAGGCTCTACCTGTGGTGTCCAACTAACTATTAAGCACATCCTATAACCGAATGCAGGAATCGTCAAAAATATCGAGAGGAAACCCTCTGCTCCACACATCTTCACTAAATTCTCAGTCCGGATCTCACTGCAATTGTAAacttgtttatgtttttaaaaaaaatgtaatttgtacaATGAAATTTAAACCTTTTTAATCTTGAGTTTAagcctataataaaaataccctaaaatattatgttataacacgTTACACTGTCGGACCAACGGCCGCGGtctttgtgttaaataaataaaaaaaaaaaatgcccatGTATCAAGTAGGTAGATGTATGTTATGTTATGCAGGTACgtgttcataatattgtacccaCACATaatcgtatacatatataatattcttttttatctTTCTGGTCATCGACTCGGCGAGAGTTAAGTGCCTGCTGAAAAACTGCACCGTccgaataaaatgtataaaatgttatatcgaCCGAATATTTTCATCCGTTTCCCGTATGCGATACacatacactatattatattacattttgtccgCAGATGGGTACAGATAGGAAACCATATACTAATTATCGGCTTGTCCGTGCTAGATACCACGTGGGACATGTGGGTGTACGGAGTGTAAAAAGTATTACATGagcgtatgtatatatatatacgattttattttattattttacggcGATCGTCGGCGTTCGCAATGAGTTCATTGGACGCgcatttgtgtatattattaatataataatatatgatatttacattgtaggtaggtatatcgtacAGGGTGTTTATCCACAAAGTACAGCTGGTTTGCACGTTTTCAGGTGTACATTAATGTTGTACGATAGGTGAAGTTATTGTCATCGACATTGATATCTTTTAAgcgcaaaataaaaaaagctaaaaCCGTTATTTTTGTGAATCATCAAAAATGCAAAATCGCCTTATTCCTTTATATCTGCatacatatacctactgtaCAAATCTAACATCTGAATAACACTCCCCTCGCACACGTCTCGTGCGCCGGCTCGACCCATCCGTCTTACCTTTTGATTTTTTCTCTCGTTGATGTGGTTCGTCGTCAGACCGTTAAACATTTCTCTTGACGTTGTCCTGCACACGTGATATTATACACACGCGAGATACGTCGTTTGTGTGATCGAACAGAGCCCGtttacattgaaatatttaatgcagtggaataaaaatatgtacaactatAACGACATGGACGTTTTAAAGTTTAGGCTGCGAGACGGAGGTACCATTATAATAGTCGGCGACCCCTTAGTGGGTGACTATATTGCGGTCACGGGGGTGGGTGTGAGGACAAACTGCAGCACCctgtatgtataataactatacagtAGGCATACCCAGGTGTATATACGTGTCGGGTTTTCATAATACgtttcgtataatatgtataatcgtCATTatcgttactataatatattgtaacagtGTACGGGCGACgcgtgagtataatatttacgtaggtatataatataatacacgtaataataatattgttattaaaaatctagagtttcaacgGGGCACGtatcgagtataataataatagtaataatatatatatataataatagtgtaataataatactatacgtctatacattataaagtgTATAGGCCAGTGATGGTTGTGCGAACGGGTTCCTGTACAGttatccgccgccgccgcttctGATGGTGACCTTGTTGTACAAACAGTGCGTAGTTTTGCGACTGTACAACGACACAcacataatgcatattattgtattatatattatttggtttgtCATTTTACGAAACGAcattttatcacaataatatcgggtgatttatgtataacaattataGCCGTGACGTGATGATAATCACGATCATCACCCCTCCTTTAGTGCTTTGACTATTATAGCCGCAGTGACATCCATAtaagttttgatttttggaatctTTTAGTAAACCATTATAAGTTACTATaaggtataacattttcaaacacttaggtacattataatagtatttcgtGCTAATGTTAATTGGAGTCCTGTGTCAGTAAATTATTTCCTTTTTGAccgaacatttttatttagatgattttttttgaaaatgattgtattagtatttGAATCGATGCCGGAACGAGTGGTTTTAGAGTTTTAAACCTTACGAACTTTAAGAACGGTGTGTTATAGGGTCAATGactataatacgttttgaaGATACGGGGCTATggatatgcataaaatattaaatagatgtataataatatgtactataatagGCTAGTATTTATTACACTACGACAAttcgtattaattataaaatatgtactaatagattaatattgatttttatagttgaaaaatcacaataataaacattatcgTCCCATTAATacaagtgtaatataatatacaatggcCAAAGGATGATAACAATGAAGCGTCGAATGcttatttgaatttcaatttagaCGTTgggtatatcattatttttaaaataatcatctgTTCGacaatttttttggtaaacaatGGCGATCTTCTTTTGAAAACAAGAAGTTTTAATCGTCACAAGGTACAGGTAAGTATACATActgtttaaatgaaaaataagctatatcgatttgaaaatatatcgtCTTTAcaacaagtacctacatattatagcaGCTATGCTAGAATATTTCAAAATCAGAATCCGACCAAATGCTgcactacatattatgtataatcgaCGGCAAATCGGGGGCGAGCGTGTTcggcgaatcaccctgtataatataagatgttaTAGTAGTACCcacagatataaaatatttttatgtaaagtATTTTATATCTGTGGTATAgtacccataatattatgacgtgcaGTGTGTGTGTGCCGCCGCAGCTCTTCCCGTCGAAACGATGTttacattatatacacatttattgtgtGTAcacataggttttttttttcatacaggTACcagctattacctatatttaataggtacctgtgTACGGCCACACAATAAATTGGTATACCTACGCCCTTTCCTGCAGCGTGTATAGTGCGCCGTTGCCAGTCATTCCGAAAcgatacgacgacgacgacgacgacgatgatgtcGTGATTCGCATTCAAACGGCAATTAGTCGGTTAATTATTCGTGCGGTATacgtaattataacattatcatagGTATAGGCATTGTCCGGGCTGACGGTCACGGTGTGCGCGAGCAGCGCGACGAGGAGCCCCGGAATTGGGTCGTCTACGCCCCCACCGGGATGTCAATTCAGGttagacgtataataataaaacaatgcaTTTGGCGTACTGTGCGCGGATGTGTTATACTGTTTATTGTGGCGTTTAAGACGTGCGGCGTACGACTTCACGTGGTATATGCGTGTCTGCAAACGTCTATTATTAATATCGTCGTGCAAATCGCCATTTAATTAACCGTGGCGGTCGCGGAATCCATGATCACTCCGATCACCAAGGTCAGGCACGGCTTCCACGCCTCCGCCAGAAGCGCGACTCTGTCAGGTTCGTCTGTCGTCGGCAATCGGTCCTCGATCATGCGCGTCAGTACGTCTTTGACGACCTGCAAAacacacaaacataatattatgaccacgacaatatttatcattacGAGACACGAGTTTATGACGCCGGTGGCGgatccggggggggggggggcattgccCCTCCCGATCGCCGTATTTCCCCTTTGTTTTACACTGCACTAatgtttagccaatttttgtacttttCGTACTTTTGCCCACCATGATGCCCCTCCCAAAATTAAGCCCAGGATCCGCCACCGTATGACGTTTGCTATATGAAATATAGGTACGATATGAATCGCAGGCGATTAGCGGTCACTTGTATCGGGGGGTAAGGGGCAACTTTGTTTGTACACATAACGCGATAcatgaactataataaaatttgttgactgaggggggggggggggattatcAGGATTTTTCATAGTAATAGtgtctacttttttttttcgtattttcaaTTTGTTGCCATAGTACTcactcaattaaaaatatatttccgaAAACGATGCGTTACTTTACGATACGGTGTACAATTAATGTACatgattgtttattattttaatataatattaaggggGCTGCAGCCGGTtttgtcaaaagtcaaaactaatgTAGATTCGACCAatctaaacattaattttgtttgttataatgttttttaatatatttaaattccgtatcataaaataaaccttAAAGGGGCTGAAGGGAGCTccagtcaatgaaaaaaaagtgacttctagaccaataagctagacaaaactggaagaatttggtttgaaagattttaattttgaaaacggataTGATTGATCAACAAGTTTACTAGGGAATGATAGAGGTGATTTtgaatattccaattattgttagtatcataatggataatataaatacaaaaatatcatattttttcgatatttttattcttggatatcatatagctgaaaaaaaaatattcaaaatcgcctCGACCATTCCCTGGTAAACTTGTTGCTCAATCATgatccgttttcaaaattaaaatctgtcaaaccaaattcttccagctttgtctagcttattggtctgaaagtcacttttttttcatCGGCTACAGCCCCCTtaagggtgattcttttatatcACGCGAATATCTCAGTCGTTTTATcggtaacaaatattttttttttactgaaaatggTTTTTAACTTCTGATTAAAATTTACAACTCGTTAGCTATAACTACTGGTTCgaaattttatttctatatagtatatatacgtaggtacaataGTACTATCGATttgtagtgaaaaaaaaaaaataaaaaaaaaaaataggttttcaAAAACGCTCGTTAACTGCAGTTGAAAGAATCGTCCGGTATGACACGTTTCCATCATGGTCGTACGGCAATAAAATACGATATccgagaatataataatattgtacctattattattatgtagagcAGCGACACGGAGAGAATCAAAACTGTCGAtatcgaagaaaaaaaaattcgggacctattgtattacattataatattattacaatatgaatgtacgcaatatatatataaatattcaattattacggACGTCCTTTCTGAAACAGTCCCGACCGCGATATATATTTACGCGCTCGagtgtctattataatattatagtcatgaaatagtctataatttaaaacgcatattatatatatctacctCCTACCTATTGAGCTGCAGCACGTTTGATCGGATTTCCGTTAGACCGTTTGACACGTCCTCGTCAGATTATTACTCCGCGAGTTGTACACAGTTATGTAATCGAAACGCGTTTCTATGACTCGCTAAAATTTACGATACCCGCAAAACACTTCTGAATCTTCTTCCGTAAATTTcatcgagtttttttttttattacggtacgattgtatatattattattacaatgtcgCCCCGTTTCACAGTTTTTAGTCTTCTAATCCAGTGCTTCTCAAACTGTTTCGTAATGCGGCCTCTGAATTCAATGCAAAATCGTTACGGCCCCCCGAGACGtggattttatttttccatcaaaaccattaaaatattaacgaataatataattgttttaaactgtatattaaattatgttttttaattcacCTTTGATGGGTAATCAAAATCGATaacttcaattttaataatcgaaaacaattatgattttttttttcatattagcatcacttaaaaataggtaacttagaataaatatatacaaatatttcacGCCCACACATCCCCCCCCCTAAAATATACAAACGGCACTCTAGGGACGCCCACCTAGAGACACCTACCGTTTGAGAAGCACTTCTCTaagctatatatatatcgaaATAATGAGGcttcgttataatattgtattacgatCGTGTCCTGTCGGGCTTTTCAAGTTGTGTTACTCAATATTTccatcatcaaaatattaaaagcaataacataatataaggtCGAAATGTTATCTCAACTTAAAATTAGTGTTACACTTGCAGCGCAgatcaaataaaacaatttgttcaaTCTTTGGTTGTAACCTATATCTCCCTCGAATAATATACCCAGGATAATCATATACGGTCTACTTTACGACTAACGAGTGAGCTGCTGATATAggaataaaaacaaatcttgtgtaagttatattatatactatgtagtttataataacaatattatttactattaatttcaCGTCACAAGAATAACCAAACAGTTTGGAATCATTAATTAATCACCGgaccaatgaaaatatattcagttaataatattattattattattacactatatagTGGCAcgaaattaacataaaatatgtaaatcattataatacacTGCCACATTTCAcacaattaattgttttaattatgataattattagtgtgTTGCATACATAATTATTCGTTTCTTTGTTGAAGTAttgatatgaatattatatatgagcACTTATGTAAACtgccattataatttattgagtcATACTTTGGTTTTCAGAAAAttgtaggttttatttttattgaaaatataccatttttatacaatacataggtactttataCCGTACACGTAATCATCtagtaacataaatattcaataagtaataactcataTACTGCAGTTGATTATTAtggatcatttttttaaaaccatcatgcatatatatacataaatattaattaactatacctAATCGATTATTGcgtttagtaaaaatgtatatattttgtataatacaccAGATGAGATTGTACagttcacagtttttttttttaaattactatagttaatattttaattctattgAATATATACACGATCGTCAgcaaaagattaaaatataatccattaataataacagaattaaaaaaatcgaaCCAATAGATtaccgtattttttttcttcgcaAAATTTTtatggatgatttttttttttgttaatatttaccTCGAAATGTTTGGCCGTGAGACGAAATTTGCGATGTTTTTCTCCCAAATCCACTAAGATCTTGTGTAACTCGTCGGGTGTTTCCAACAGTTCAATAGCGGCGTTAAATGCAAATCCAGTCCTGGCAGAGTGTGCCAAAAAGTGAACGTTCGACTCGAGCTCTTCAAATGGAACATGAGCGAAACGATCGAATTGTAATTGATACGATGGACTCCTCTCGAACAGACTTCggaaaaaattgtatatgttatataaatccATAATTATGTGTGtacttaaaatacaattagAAAGTATCACTTGTATATACTTGGTATAAAACGAAGTCCAAAATCCATTTGAAACAATCATCGGCCATGATTGTTTCACCAGAGCCGTCTGAGACTCGTTCAAAAATCTTGAGGACTTCATActagttatgaaaaaaatacaatgacaaaattagtaaatacgctttttgtattacttatattattatataatttttaatattgtttaagtttAGATAAGACACGTAGGTAGTTGAGAGTTTAatagttaaaagaaaaatatataataatatatttatatttttttcttaactatCTAAATATGGAAATCGATTCGtatgaaatacataataaatagataaataactaGAAGAAGCATATTTCGCTCGTTAAGTATTTATGAACtttctgtaaataaaaataatgaacgaaACACAGTCTGCAGCTACAGGTTGtcgataggtattatatttaatggctTATTATGGTTAGTTTAGGAAcattgtcattactcattatacgGTGATccattaattaattcaattcaTACGTTATTTCGAAATATTTTCTTCCTTGCAATTTCTTTAGGTACTTGGtacttcaatatattttatagtaatcaCTCAACTATCATAGGTATAGAGCAAATAATTTGCTATACATTATTACTCTGCCAACAAACTATACAGTTTCAGTTTCATATATTgccgtttttaaatttgtttttaataatgcgTAAGGTTAACGATTGGAATGGCcgagtttttttgttttgcaatCAGTGAGTATCGTTTGACTTTAGCCATTACAATACGATAACGTGAACATTTTCTAAACTGCTATAATAAGCCCGCATAGTCGTATTGAATTTACTGTGTTATTTCAATACGACTGTGTTTTATATCAAAGGCCATATTAAACCATTTAATGGTgtcaaatacataaaatatcctcaattaaataataatatagaattttaatGTTAATGAAAACACGCGTAGATAGTAGTCTGTAATAAATATACCACCTACCTGTTGTTTACTGTATGcaattttcgtaatttatttgcatattttttcgtttgttttCGCTGCTtttgtatcaaataataattgtttttttttcagtacgTCTTTATTCCTACAAAAATCACTACTTTATAAGTCCATGCTTTTGTCGTAGAACTTTAAAACCTTCCTAAAATATACAAACGCGTTTTCGagttatacgtcata
Above is a window of Metopolophium dirhodum isolate CAU chromosome 3, ASM1992520v1, whole genome shotgun sequence DNA encoding:
- the LOC132942145 gene encoding uncharacterized protein LOC132942145; translation: MKSSRFLNESQTALVKQSWPMIVSNGFWTSFYTNLFERSPSYQLQFDRFAHVPFEELESNVHFLAHSARTGFAFNAAIELLETPDELHKILVDLGEKHRKFRLTAKHFEVVKDVLTRMIEDRLPTTDEPDRVALLAEAWKPCLTLVIGVIMDSATATVN